The genomic DNA AGGTACTCGTGCAGGTCTGTGCCGCAGACTCCGCACCACGTCACCTCTACGACGGCCTCGTGTGGGGCGGGGTCAGGGGGTTCGGCGACCTCTTCGAAACGCAGATCTTGTGCACCGTGCCAGACGAGTGCCTGCATGTTTTCCGCCCCTTTCGTATCGTTTTTGTCTGCGGGCCCGGTGGGGGCTGGTCGCGCAGTTCCCCGCGCCCCTTAAGGGGCGCTTTTCTTACGCCTGTTGAGAAATGAGCGGAGGCCCGTCGTTGCGTCCTCTGTGCCGAACACGCCTGTGAACAGGGAGCGTTCAAGAGCCAGGCCCGCCGCCATGCTTGCGTCCGTGCCGTGGTCGACCGCCTCTTTGATCGCTTCCAGGGCTGCCGGTGGGCCCTCGGACAGGAGGCGGGCGTAGGTCTGGGCGGCCTTCAGGGCCTCGCCCGTGGGGACGACCTCGTCGACCAGGCCCAGTCGTAGCGCCTCCTCCGCCTTGACCCTGCGGCCGGTCATCAGGAGGTTCTTCGCGCGGGACGGGCCGATCAGGCGGGACAGGCGTTGGGTGCCGCCGGAGCCGGGCATGATGCCTAGCTGCACTTCCGGCTGGGCGAAGACCGCGTCCTCTGCTGCCACCCGGTAGTCGGCGGCCAGGGCCAGTTCCATGCCGCCGCCGAGGGCGTAGCCGGTGACCGCCGCGATCACCGGCATGGGCAACCGCGATACCTCGTCGAAGGTGCGTTGCAACGCGCGGTTCCAGCCCCGTATCTCCTCCGGGCCCATCGCGGCCAGGGCCTTGATGTCGGCGCCCGCGGCGAAGAGGCGTTCGCCGCCGTAGAGGACCACGGCCCGTACCGCGGGGGAGTCGGCCAGCTCGCGTACGCGGGCGGACAGCTCCTCTCTCTGCGGGGAGTCGAAGGCGTTCATCGGCGGGTTGTCGAGGCGGAGCGTGACGACCGGTCCTTCGGTGTCCAGCCGGATGCGTGGCACGTAGGAACCCTCCTCGTCGGTGGAAGCGGCGGAAGCGGCGGCACGTGCGCTCGGGTGGTTGTCGATGTGCACGTGCCGTCGTAAAGTGCGGCTCATAGGTTTTATAGACCAAGGGGTACACTAAATTATGTGAGTGGGCAACCGACCGGTCGGGATCCGGTTTGCCCCATGAGCCGTGGTCGAGCCGTGTTCAGCGCCGAACACCACAGAGCGAGAGTGAGCCGTGCACAATTTCGCGAGCATCCTCGATTACCACCTGGCGCAGCGGCCCGACGCCGTGGCCGTCGTCCAGGACGAGCGTTCTCTGACCGTCCGTCAACTGCACGAGCGCGTGAACCAGTTGGCGGCGGGCCTGGCCGAGCTGGGCGTCGGGCGCGGCGATGTCGTAGGTCTGCTGCTCTACAACCAGCCGGAGTTCCTGGAACTGGTGCACGCCACCAACCGGCTCGGCGCGGTGTTCCTGCCGCTCAACTACCGCCTCTCCGAAGAGGAGTGGCAGTACATCCTGGGGCACGCCCAGGCCAAGGTGATCGTCACCGAGCCGGAGTTCGTCCGGGCGGTCGAGCGCAGCGCCGGGTGTCTGACGGATCTGGAGCACCGGATTCTGATCGGTGGGGGCGAGCCGCCCGAGGAGCCGTGGACCGACTACGAGGAGTTGCTCGCCCGGCACAAGGGGGAGCGGGTGGAGCCCGTGGACGTCGAACTCGACGATCTTCAGCGGCTCATGTACACCTCCGGGACCACGTCACGTCCCAAGGGCGTTCGCATCACCTACGGAAACCTCGAGGCCAAGAACCTCGCGCACATCGTCCACTTCGGTCTTACGGCGGCGGACACCACGCTGGTGTGCGGCCCGCTCTATCACGTGGGCGGTCTGGACATGCCTGCCCTCGGGGTCCTCCACGCGGGCGGGAGCGTCGTACTTCAGCGGAAGTTCGATCCGCAGGGTGTCCTGGACGCGATCGAGAAGCACCGGGTCACCAACGTGTGGCTGGCGCCCGCCATGGTCAACGCGGTGCTTGAGGTGCCCAACCGGGAGGAGTACGACACCAGCTCGGTCCGCTTCATCCTCGGTGGTGGCGAGAAGACTCCCGAACCGGTGCTGCGGCGCGTCATGACCGCGTTCCCCAACGCCTGGTTCGCCGACGCCTACGGCCTGACCGAGACCGTCTCCGGCGACACCTTCCTCGACCGCGAGCACGCGCTGTCCAAGCTGGGCTCGGTCGGGCGTCCCGTGCCGCACACGCGCGTGCGGATCGTCGACGACACGGGCGTCGAGGTTCCGGCCGGTGAGCTCGGCGAGATCACCCTGCGCGGGCCGAAGGTCTTCGCCGGGTACTGGCGGGACGAGAAGGCCACGGCGGCGGCCCTGCGGGACGGCTGGTTCCACACCGGCGACATCGGGCACGTCGACGAGGACGGCTTCCTCTACATCGACGACCGGAAGAAGGACATGATCGTCTCGGGCGGCGAGAACATCGCCACGCCCGAGGTGGAGCGCGTGCTGTACGAGCACCCGGCCGTTCTGGAGGCCGCCGTGGTCGGGCTCAACCATCCCCGCTGGGGTGAAGTCCCGCGCGCGTTCGTGGTGTTCAGGCCCGGCGAGGGCGCCGGCGCGGAGGAGCTGCGGGAGTTCTGCCGGGCCCGTCTCGCCAAGTTCAAGGTGCCGGCCCGCTTCGACATCGTCGACGAACTGCCCCGCACCCCGTCCG from Streptomyces sp. NBC_01478 includes the following:
- a CDS encoding enoyl-CoA hydratase/isomerase family protein, encoding MSRTLRRHVHIDNHPSARAAASAASTDEEGSYVPRIRLDTEGPVVTLRLDNPPMNAFDSPQREELSARVRELADSPAVRAVVLYGGERLFAAGADIKALAAMGPEEIRGWNRALQRTFDEVSRLPMPVIAAVTGYALGGGMELALAADYRVAAEDAVFAQPEVQLGIMPGSGGTQRLSRLIGPSRAKNLLMTGRRVKAEEALRLGLVDEVVPTGEALKAAQTYARLLSEGPPAALEAIKEAVDHGTDASMAAGLALERSLFTGVFGTEDATTGLRSFLNRRKKSAP
- a CDS encoding acyl-CoA synthetase; its protein translation is MHNFASILDYHLAQRPDAVAVVQDERSLTVRQLHERVNQLAAGLAELGVGRGDVVGLLLYNQPEFLELVHATNRLGAVFLPLNYRLSEEEWQYILGHAQAKVIVTEPEFVRAVERSAGCLTDLEHRILIGGGEPPEEPWTDYEELLARHKGERVEPVDVELDDLQRLMYTSGTTSRPKGVRITYGNLEAKNLAHIVHFGLTAADTTLVCGPLYHVGGLDMPALGVLHAGGSVVLQRKFDPQGVLDAIEKHRVTNVWLAPAMVNAVLEVPNREEYDTSSVRFILGGGEKTPEPVLRRVMTAFPNAWFADAYGLTETVSGDTFLDREHALSKLGSVGRPVPHTRVRIVDDTGVEVPAGELGEITLRGPKVFAGYWRDEKATAAALRDGWFHTGDIGHVDEDGFLYIDDRKKDMIVSGGENIATPEVERVLYEHPAVLEAAVVGLNHPRWGEVPRAFVVFRPGEGAGAEELREFCRARLAKFKVPARFDIVDELPRTPSGKVLKRTLRDIPAEG